The proteins below come from a single Stomoxys calcitrans chromosome 1, idStoCalc2.1, whole genome shotgun sequence genomic window:
- the LOC131998192 gene encoding uncharacterized protein LOC131998192 produces MQMNKAITFYNNNYHCTIGCTSGYPNDDSPNIIISYNTTTTSDKRILQDNDRTCQNSHENNLILHTIKGVFNSKICHFLMERYTSHQRVEIIIIFYRNCQWSQR; encoded by the exons ATGCAGATGAATAAAGCTATCACCTTTTATAACAACAACTATCACTGTACAATTGGGT GTACTAGTGGTTATCCCAATGACGATTCCCCTAACATCATCATCTCTTACAATACTACCACTACAAGCGACAAACGGATATTACAGGATAACGATCGAACCTGTCAAAATAGTCACGAAAACAATCTTATTCTACATACAATAAAAGGGGTTTTCAACAG TAAGATTTGCCATTTCTtgatggaaagatatacgagCCATCAACGAGTagaaattattataattttctACCGAAATTGTCAGTGGTCTCAACGTTAA